ATATCAGCAACTTACTGCCTTACCTTTAGAGAAGGAGCCACAATTAACGGAAATATGTGATCGCATTTCAAGTCTGCGGCGGTGTAATTTAGATCCGTTTGAGGTAGAAATCCTCAATCTGCTAGAACGCCCTGTAGTTTTTACACCAACTGAGTTGGAATATCTTGCCCACATTGAAAAGCGTCATGGAATCGCGCCGGATGAATAATGTGAATTCAACTCTTTACGAGCAGGATTATTATCTCTGGTTAAATAAAACCAGCAGTTTGTTGCGAGATGGTAAGTTGTCTGAGTTGGATATTCCTAATTTGATTGAAGAAATTGAGGACATGGGAAGGAGCGAAAGAAAGGCGGTTAGAAGCAATTTGATTGTTGTCCTCATGCACCTGCTTAAGTATAAATATCAGCCGGAGAAGCGAAGCAATAGCTGGTTGTTGACTATATTTGAATACCGTCGTCGCTTAAGGGATGATTTTGCGGATAGCCCAAGTCTTAAGCGTTATTTTAATGAAGTATTTGAGCAATGCTATCAGGATGCGCGCATCTCAGCAGCCCTGGAAACTGGTTTACCAAGTGAGGTTTTCCCAGAACAATCTCCGTTTACTCCAGAAGAAACCCTAAACGCTGATTACTTGCCAGAGTAAAAACAGCGATCTCGAAATTGCTCGCTATTACAAGATTGATCGCAAGTGGGGAAAATTAGGGTAGTGTCACTGGGGAATTCCTCAGTGAGAAACGAACTTATACAACTGAATACGGCATAACTGCCGTAATGAATACTGCCAACATCAACAAAAAACCTACTGCACAAATACCGCAGCTACCAGACAACGACTCAGCTGCAACTACACGCGAGCAAGAGCTTCAACACTCGACACCAAAGGAGGTAGAATACAGTTCTTCTAATCAGGACGGACTTGAAGTGAATTCAATTGTAAATCAGTTATCACCTCGAATAGTGGAGGTAGATACTAACAACATATTAATCGCCGATTTTGCTCATCCTATGAACTGATTCGACAACACTTTCATTCCAAACAACATCGTCTGTCTGCGACTGAATATCGCGCCTGTGATGCACCAGCGATTTTTATGTTGGCGTGAGTTAACTGGGATTAATCGCAGCTTAATCAAATCCACATCCTTTTCTAACAGAGGAGATTATCTACTTAGAATATATTCCAGTTAACTTGACAATGCCTTCCTTACCGATTCTAGGAAATAATTCTTCAATAATTTTGTAGCCCTTAACCAATAGCACATGAGGTTGAAAAGACTGTGCTACTCCTTTACAATGCTAGAAAGCCGTCCCTGTCTGGATGTATATCATCCATTATACCAAGTGTATTTATGTCAATAATTTCTTGACAAACTACTAGTAGGAACTATTATGTTCCTGGACGAGAGCGAAGATGAGAGGGTATATGATGGCGATCGCCTAATATTTCTAACAGAGGACCATTAACGTCAAATTTCACTATACTTACTGACGCGACCAAAATATTTACCCGATAGCGATAGCGTCCCAAATCAATTCCCAGTAAACTGCAAAGTATAATCCGAATTGTGGCTTTATGGGAAACTACTAAAACATTACCTTGGGGATGTTTTTCTTGAATTTCAGCAATTACAGGCATAGAGCGATTGGCAATATCTACCGCAGTTTCTCCACCTAGTGGTGCGTTCCAAGCGGCTTCTGTTAACCATTTTACATAGTTTTCTGCGTAATACTCCTTAACAAATGATTTACTCTTAGTTTCCCAACAGCCGTAACTACCTTCTCTAAGTCCGTCACGCAACTGCATATCCATACCGATGGCATCACAAAATGGCTTGGCAGTTGCAATTGTGCGCTTCATTGGACTAACATAAACAGCTTCCCACTTTAATTTTTGATAAACATCGGTAAAACTCTCTGCCATCTGCATCCCTTCTGTTGTCAACTCCGCATCAGTTTCACCGCAGAAATTACCACTTTGACTAAAAGTAGTTTCTCCATGTCGCAGTAAATATAAATTGAGTCTCATGGCTGGTTCTGTCGCAAATATTCCTTAGTAACAAATGATCCACCTCGATACCTCATTGTGCCATCATCTCTTCCAAATCTCGGTAACTTAGGGCATAGCGGCAGTACCAACGCACGCTCTCGCAAGATAATTTCTGTAAAAAGTGTCGCTACTTAAATACACAGAGAGTAGACATGGGAAATTCGAGTGGAAGCATTCAGCCCTTCCACCCTATCATTTTTCAACTTTTGCAACACAACCTGTTTTTTTGACTGTTAGTTTAAATTCCCTGCTTTCTCAACAACTTGTTTCAACTCTTCAAAGGTGATACTACCGCCTTTATCTCCATGCATCGCTAACAATTCCTGGGGACTACTAACACCTGTTTCTGCCGAAATGATTGCACTTAACCCAGGGCTTAAAAAAAGCTCATTAATCGAGACTTTGCCATCTCGATCAGTATCCAAGGTATTAAAAAGAGATTGAAGCTCTTGCTCGGTTGCCATAGGTTTTTATCTGAATTAATTTTTTCAATTTAATATCTCAAAATCTTGAAAAAGATGCAAGGAAAGTTAAAATCTCTAAATAAACACATTTTCAAAAGCTAATATACCAATCTACTTTTTTGGATTTTTCTGTTAAAACTTCAATATCTTCGGATAGATTCATAGCGTTCAAACATTCTAATAAATCTCCATCAATATATACGATATATAACAAGCCTAAATGGTTTATGAGAGCGCACCATACATAGATAGCTTGGGAAAGTCAAAGACCTGACGATGGGTAACTAACTCAAACAGGAATTGAACGACATCAAAGGATTTGCACAGATGGTACCACTCGCGAATTAAGCGTTTCGCTTGTAACCAAATATCCTCCACTGGATTGTGTTCGGGCGCGTTGGGGGCAAAGCGGGTGCAGGTAATATGCCTTGCATCTTCAGCCCTCTTTTGTTACTCTTAAGAGAGTAAATTGGGAAAAGTAAGCCTAGAAGTAAGGTGGAGCAATGGTTCCTCGCCAACCTGCCCAACCCAGCGTGACGTTCGTCAATGAATACTGTCAAATTTATCAGCATTTGTTTAGAGAACTCAGGACTTTTGAAGCATTCCAGTGGTTACATCTAGGCATCATTTCTGAGCTGCCTCGTAAGTCCTTACCTCAGATTGCTCGTGCAGTCGGACTCAAAGATGGACAAGCTCTTCACCATTTTCTGCGTGATGCACCTGGGAAAGTGTCGCAACTTAGAGCAACGAGGTTGTGGCTAAACAACTGATTGGAGAACAACCAATTGTGTTGTGCATCGATGAAACCGGAGATGTCAAGAAAGGACAAGCAACCGATTATGTTGCCAGACACTACATTGGCAATTTAGGTAAAACAGAAAATGGCATCGTCTCTGTTAATGCTTATGCTCTAGTGGACGGGTTAACCTATCCGTTGTTATTCAAAATTTTCAAGCCACGTCATCGGCTTAAAGCAGGAGACGAGTACAAGACAAAACCTCAGCTCGCTGTAGAAATCTTGCAAGAATTGAGAGCTTCCGGTTTCACTATCAAGCTTGTATTAGCTGATAGTCTTTATGGAGAAAGTGGTGATGTGACTGGAGAGTTAAGTCAACAACAATTGCCCTACATCGTAGCAATTCGCAGCAACCATCCAGTTCTCATGCCCAAAGGATGGAAAGTACGATATAACCGCTGGCATGGCTATCAGCAGTTGCTCTCTCATCGTCAAGGGGAACAACGCTGGATTCGAGAGATTATCTTTGGTAAACCTCGCCAGGTGAGGTTTTTTCAGATTACTAAAGGAGAAGTCGCAGACCCTGATGGCGATAGCTGGTATATCATGACCAATCTCAAGGGTAAGATACATCGAGAATTAGCTCGTTTATATAGCTTGAGAAGTGGGATTGAATATGGTTTCAAGCAAGTTAAAACCGAGTTGGGGTGGGCAGATTTCCGCTTAACTGATTATGGCAGTATCGAACGGTGGTGGGAGATGATCTTCAGTGCCTATTTGATGGTCAGTTTACACGCTGATTATTTTCAGTCGTGCTTGTCGTCCCCACAGTCTTCTAGCAAGGGAGCATCCTCGACGATTTTAGAGTGCTTTTGGCAGCATCCTCGGTGGGAAGAAGGAACGACTTGGAAGAGTGCGCTCAATAACTTACGATTAATCATCCAACCTTACATCTTCTACTGCTTGCTTGCACTTGGTTAGAAGTGTTTTCCATTCCAGGATTTAAGCATAGTTTCTCCCGATTGATGATGCACATGAACCGTTTTCGTGGTCCCCCAAAACTGTCTCTAAGCATTGCTGCTTAGTAGCTAGGAATATTTTTCTCCTGCCAGTGTCACAAAAGAGGGATAATACTGAGTTGAAAAGCTTTTTTCTCAAGATTGACATTTGTTGCTTTTCTAAAACATTTAACACAAATCAGTAAAGAGCAATAGAGTCGTTGGGTATTGTCAACTAAACCTTAGGGAAGAGATAGAATACAGAATTAGGCCTTGATTTTTCTCGTTCGGTTTATGTATTCTCGTCACCACTTTCCCGTCGAAATTATCAGCTACTGCGTCTGGCTCTATTACACCTTTGCCTTGAGCTACCGAGACATTGAGAAAATGATGGTATCGCGGTATTGATGTGACGTACGAGTTGATTCGGGAATGATGCCAGAAGTTCGCACAGTAGTATGCCAATCAGCTTCGGGGCAAACGTCCTTATGTCCGAGGTAAATGGCATTTAGATGAGGTGATGGTCACGCTCAAGGGACAGCAATACTACTTGTGGCGAGCAGTGGATGCTGAGGGCAACGTGCTGGATGTCTTGCTGCAACGACATCGAGACACGAAGGCGGCAAAGCGGTTCTTCCGTAAACTGCTGAAGCGGCAAGGCTTTACCCTACGAGTGATTGTCACCGCTAAGCTCAAGAGTTATGAAGCGGCAAACAAGCAATTGCTCAAGAGCGTAGAGCATCGTCATTACAAGGAATTGAACAATCGAGCGGAAAATTCTCATCAACCCACTCGAACCCGAGAGCGACGCATGAGGAAATTCAAATCTCCTGGGCAAGCGCAACGATTTCTCTGGGCTTTTGGACCAATTCGAGACCACTTTCACCCGAAACAACATCACCCCACAGCTCAACGCTATCGCCAACTCTTGCGCCAACGAATTGAAGCTTGGCGAGAAGTTGCTGGGCTGAATTGTGCCACCTAGTCTCAGCGTTCCTGGCTTGTTAGGCGTCATTGTGCTTAATTTTAGATTTATCCCATTAACTTGACAATACCTCTGAACATCCACCTAGAACACGTCCAGTACCAACAGTTCAAGAAACAAGGGTTGCCCATTGGCTCTGGCTTGATAGAAAGTGCTTGTAAATGGCTGATCCATCAGCGATTTAAGGGTACAGGCATGAGGTGGAGTAAGGACGGCTTTAACCATCTGCTGCATCTACGGCTAGCTTGGGTAAATCAGCGATTTGATGCTCTGTTCTCAAATGAATCTCTCGTACTATCTTTGTACTCCCTTAACGATTAGATACGCCCCTCCGAGAAGCCTTTATAGAGAAGTATCGGTTGATTAGGATATTTAGCGCGATAGAGCTTTGGTTCTGGCAAAAACTGACTTGACAGTGAATCAGGAGAGTCCATTCTTCAAGTTGTAAAACATCTGTACTAATATATTCCCAAAAAATTACAGTTGGGGAGAGTGGATTTCTTCAAACATACTAAAGTTTCATGCCTGATAAGGCACGAGATTATCAATCATTTTGGCTTTCATAGTTTTTACAATAGAATTAATTTACCAGGTAAACCAAGGATAAGGAGGTTGAAAACTATGACTGATAGCAGGAATACATTGCACGAGGCAGTAGATCGCCTTTCCGAATCCTCGCTTGACATCCTGCTCCCCGTGATTTCGCAACTGGCAACAGAAAAAGACTCTGTCAAAACGGCTTTTCTATTGCGGAGCATTGGCGCACTAAACCGAATTGCCGAAACCGCTGCTGTGGTAGAGGTGCTAGCTACTGCTACTACTGACTACAGTATGTTGCTCAAAATTTTGTCAACACCAGAAGCGCTATCGACCTTGACCGAAAATGATCCTTTAGCGAGTGCCTCGTTACGCGGTCTAGTCGTGAAACAACAGCTGCTTGAGGCTGAGGGCGGCTGTTTGTCGAGTACCCAGGTGGCATCCCTGCTAGGGATTACTCGTCAGGCAGTCGATAAGCGACGGCGCTCTGGGCAGTTAATTGGCTTACCCATAGGGAAAAACCGATTCGCCTACCCCGCGTGGCAATTTACCACCGGAGAGACACTTCCAGGGTTGGAGAGTGTACTCCAGCATTTGCAGGTACGCGACCCGTGGATGCAGACTGCCTTCATGCTCAATGGCAATCTGCGGCTTGATGGGATGTCGCCGCTGGAAGCTTTGAGACAAGGCAAGTCGGAGCAAGTCGAGAAAGCAGCACAAACTTACGGAGAGCAAGGAGCGGCTTGATGAATGAGTCACGTCCGGCTCCCCATCCAGACCCGCCAGAAGATCTTGCAACCAGAAAGCTGCCACTCGTACAACTCGAAAGTGCGATGTATCGGATTCACAAAAGTCAGTATAGCCCGCTTTATTACGGCAATTCTGGGAGAAGTCGCTTTGACGCACCCAACCGCGAATACGGCGTGATGTACGTCGGTACTGACTCGTGTAGCTGTTTTATCGAAACCTTTGGTTGGCAAACAGGTTATAAAGTTGTCGCCATCTCTGAACTGCGCCGATATTCGATAAGTCAGTTGCAGAGTCAGCGACAACTGACTTTGGTTGACTTGACTGGTTCTGGGCTGGCGCGGATAGGAGCAGATGCTCGCGTGTGTGATGGAGAACACGGGCTGGCGCAAAAATGGGCATTGAGTCTGTGGAAACATCCAGATAACGCAGACGGAATTTATTATCGCGCCCGACACGATCCATCGCGGTATTGTGCTGCCATTTTTGACCGCGCTCAAGCAGACATCACGATTGAAAAGACTAAACCATGTTGGAGCGATAGTTTCAGAGAAACCTTAGCTAACATCCTCGATACCTACGAATTCGGTTTAGTCTGACTGTGGCTTTAAGGTGTCAGTGTGTTCTTTGAAGCCGTTGATTAAGGAGCGGATTTTCGCTTTCAACCACTGTGGCACAACTTGCCATAACTGCCGCTTTTGCTGTGGAGTCCAAGCGTCAAATAATTTCAACTCCTCTACCACCTGCGTTTCGGCGACTTTCGCCAACCGTTCTACCCCCGTTTGGGGAGCTTGGGGTGTTAGCTTTACTTCCTTTGGTGGCAAGTTTTCTAATTCGGTTGTTACCCCCTCCGATTTATTTATTTGACGAGCGTGAAAACCCCGTCCTCTTGAGCTATCCATTACCTACATCTTTCTTAACATCGTGGAAAACCAGTTGGAAAGAGGATTTGACCATGAGAGCATCCGAGAAGGATTGAAAAAAACCGGAGTTTGTGTAATGCGCCAAATTTGCCCAGCGTTGGCAAACATCATCAGCTAAGAAACTTGATGAACTAATTTCCAGGTAGCGGCGATATCGTGTAATCGTCGCAGCCCACGCCAAATAGTCTTGACTCCCAGTTCACCATCACCTTTGCGGCCCAAAAAACCACCAACAGTGGCAATCATCCGCACGGCTTCTCGTAAATAAGGTGGCTGTTTTGATGGAGTGGGATTTTTACTCATAGTCGCGCATAAAGACTGCCATTGACAGGTTTCTAAACCCAGGTCGCAAGATAAGTCAGGATTAGCTCTGGCTTCATAGGTTAGCCATAGTAAGCGCCATGCCACAATTGAATATGTTGCTAGTGTCATATTGATGCGACGCGCTGTTTCAAGTTGTAATTTTTCAATGCCACAACCACTTTTCAAGGTGTAGTGATAGCGTTCTATCAACCAACGCTCTTGTGTACTATTTGACGCAACGCGCAGCATCTTCAAATCGATTAATCTCAAGGGTAGTAAGCAGCAACCAACTAATTGGGTTCAGCGCTTGTGGTGGATTTTCTTCTTGTGCTAAAATTACCTGTAACTTCACTGGTTTTAGCTGCTTTCGCCCGATGTGATGTAATGGTACTTGTACTTCGAGTGTGGCAAACCGAATTGTCAGCTTTGCACTTCTAGCAATATGTTCAGGGCTGTGTTTGACTTCGACAGTTAGTATAGCGCACGCTGGTGTCGCACCGATAGCTTGATGTAAATACTTGGCATCATGGTCTACTTTTCTGTTATGGGTGCCACGAATTAGTAAATGTGAATTTTGTGGGTTAGGAAAAAACTTCTTGGCAGCCGCTTTATCTCGACGCTTCTGCATCAAGATGTCCAGCACACTGCCCTCTTGATCAACCGCTTGCCACAGATAATATTGCTCCCCATTGATTGTGACAACAACCTCATCCAGATGCCACTTGTCTCCTATACGACGACGGCAACGACGAATTTCATTGGCATACTGTTGCCCAAACTTATTGCACCAGGAACGAATTGCTTCATAGCTCACCTCAATGCCTCGCTACATCAGCAGTTTTTGCACGTCCCGGTAGCTCAAGGGAAAAGCAAAATACAACCACACAGCGTAGCTGATAATCTCAGCATGAAAGCGGTGACGAGCGTACATGGTAGCTAGAAGTCAGCAGAAGCAGCAGTGTTTAGATTCTACTATCGGCTGTTTCCCTTGTTAACTTGACAATGCCCTTACAACTCATCATAGAGACAACACAACCGTTCATGGTGTCGGAGCAGGATCATCCATAATTTCAATGCGATAACTGTAGCCCTGCTCTGCCAGAAAGAGTTGGCGATGACGGGCAAACTCCTCTTCGCAGGTGCGCGGAGAAACCAGCGTGTAAAACTGGGCACTGTGACCATCTACTTTGGGACGCAGGATTCGCCCTAATCGTTGAGCTTCCTCCTGACGAGAGCCGTATTTTCCAGAAACTTGAACCAACACATCCGCATCGGGCAGATCTAGGGCAAAATTGCCCACCCGTGACAAAATTAGTCCTGAGATTGCTCCAGAACGAAACTGTTCATACAACTGATCTCGTTCCCGTTGTGACGTTTTGCCTGTAACGGTGGGCAGACCTGTCAACTGCGCAATGTGTTTCAGTTGATCCAGGTACTCTCCAATGATAAGGATGCGGTGTCCGGCTTCCCGTTGCAACAGCGATCGTACCACGTCATACTTACGTGGATTTTCGGCCGCAATACGGAACTGATATCGTTTGTCTGCCAGAGCATATTCCATCTGGCGATCGCTATCCTGCGGCACACGAATTTCTGTACATTCGGCTGCGGCGATAAAGCCCTGTCCTTCCAGTTCCCGCCAGGGTACATCGTAGCGTTTAGGTCCAATCAGCGCAAACACATCGCCTTCCTTCCCATCCT
This portion of the Gloeocapsopsis dulcis genome encodes:
- a CDS encoding DUF29 domain-containing protein: MESRRMNNVNSTLYEQDYYLWLNKTSSLLRDGKLSELDIPNLIEEIEDMGRSERKAVRSNLIVVLMHLLKYKYQPEKRSNSWLLTIFEYRRRLRDDFADSPSLKRYFNEVFEQCYQDARISAALETGLPSEVFPEQSPFTPEETLNADYLPE
- a CDS encoding EF-hand domain-containing protein → MATEQELQSLFNTLDTDRDGKVSINELFLSPGLSAIISAETGVSSPQELLAMHGDKGGSITFEELKQVVEKAGNLN
- a CDS encoding RES family NAD+ phosphorylase; its protein translation is MNESRPAPHPDPPEDLATRKLPLVQLESAMYRIHKSQYSPLYYGNSGRSRFDAPNREYGVMYVGTDSCSCFIETFGWQTGYKVVAISELRRYSISQLQSQRQLTLVDLTGSGLARIGADARVCDGEHGLAQKWALSLWKHPDNADGIYYRARHDPSRYCAAIFDRAQADITIEKTKPCWSDSFRETLANILDTYEFGLV
- a CDS encoding histidine phosphatase family protein, coding for MRLNLYLLRHGETTFSQSGNFCGETDAELTTEGMQMAESFTDVYQKLKWEAVYVSPMKRTIATAKPFCDAIGMDMQLRDGLREGSYGCWETKSKSFVKEYYAENYVKWLTEAAWNAPLGGETAVDIANRSMPVIAEIQEKHPQGNVLVVSHKATIRIILCSLLGIDLGRYRYRVNILVASVSIVKFDVNGPLLEILGDRHHIPSHLRSRPGT